The Streptomyces sp. NBC_01255 genome window below encodes:
- the ureA gene encoding urease subunit gamma translates to MRLTPTERDRLLIFTAAELARARRARGLRLNVPEAHALIADTVCEAARDGKRLVEAIDLARSVLGPDDVLPGVVDIVGDIQVEAVFDDATRLAVVTDPFRSAEGAGAPPAPIDRGCHAGGSRTGGFAAPQPDEAGFGSLGDEAPGAVLFGDAPNDPFADADVVTVDVRNTAEVPVSVTSHFHFFEANPRLLFDRSAAYGRRAAIPAGATVRFDAGATVSVGLVPIGGTRIAIGFAGLVDGPLDAPGAKSEALRRAHACGYLDTGTDVTAEPRIYKEGAV, encoded by the coding sequence ATGCGACTCACCCCGACGGAGCGCGACCGGCTGCTGATCTTCACGGCGGCCGAGCTCGCGCGTGCCCGCCGCGCCCGCGGCCTGCGGCTCAACGTCCCCGAAGCCCACGCGCTGATCGCCGACACCGTCTGCGAGGCGGCCCGCGACGGCAAGCGTCTCGTCGAGGCCATCGACCTCGCACGCAGCGTGCTCGGCCCCGACGACGTGCTGCCCGGGGTCGTCGACATCGTCGGCGACATCCAGGTCGAGGCGGTCTTCGACGACGCCACCCGGCTCGCCGTGGTCACCGACCCGTTCCGGTCCGCCGAAGGTGCGGGTGCGCCGCCCGCCCCGATCGACCGCGGCTGCCACGCCGGCGGTTCGCGTACCGGCGGCTTCGCCGCACCACAGCCCGACGAGGCCGGATTCGGCTCGCTGGGTGACGAGGCTCCCGGTGCGGTGCTGTTCGGGGACGCCCCGAACGATCCGTTCGCCGACGCCGACGTGGTGACCGTCGACGTGCGCAACACCGCGGAGGTGCCGGTCAGCGTCACGTCGCACTTCCACTTCTTCGAAGCCAACCCCCGGCTGCTGTTCGACCGTTCGGCCGCCTACGGGCGTCGCGCCGCGATCCCGGCCGGCGCCACGGTGCGCTTCGACGCGGGCGCGACGGTCTCGGTCGGCCTGGTCCCGATCGGCGGGACGCGCATCGCGATCGGTTTCGCCGGACTGGTCGACGGGCCGTTGGACGCGCCCGGCGCGAAGAGCGAGGCACTGCGCCGCGCGCACGCCTGCGGCTACCTCGACACCGGCACCGACGTGACGGCAGAGCCCCGGATCTACAAGGAAGGTGCGGTCTGA